One Vallitalea pronyensis genomic region harbors:
- a CDS encoding EFR1 family ferrodoxin (N-terminal region resembles flavodoxins. C-terminal ferrodoxin region binds two 4Fe-4S clusters.), whose protein sequence is MHGLINRKNCKISIFYFSGTGNTAWAVNKLAEKLQHYYGNVQLISCESEYDMMTEVEDSDIIGIAFPTHSSLAPRLCQDFIKALPKSSCKPLIALTTAGYMAGDVLWHSLKSLKEKGYLPQVFCNITIGNNMHLPILSPLRVTRPNKLTKRLNKAEKKVDKMVHTITEGALLIEGIKPLGRLLGVIQRCIARQFKSIAFKGFSSDGKCNGCGWCVKHCPVHNIQPDTKGVKILDQCMLCMRCYNYCPNHAIQMTKRTKNIKKYKRYKGPEGKYINDHISH, encoded by the coding sequence ATGCATGGATTAATCAATAGAAAGAATTGTAAAATAAGTATTTTTTATTTTAGTGGGACAGGAAATACAGCTTGGGCAGTTAACAAATTAGCGGAAAAACTACAACATTATTATGGGAACGTTCAATTAATATCATGTGAATCTGAATATGACATGATGACAGAAGTTGAAGACAGTGACATTATAGGCATAGCATTTCCAACACATTCCTCACTTGCTCCTAGATTATGCCAAGATTTTATTAAAGCATTGCCCAAATCTTCATGTAAACCATTAATTGCATTAACAACAGCAGGGTATATGGCGGGGGACGTATTGTGGCATAGCTTGAAATCATTGAAAGAAAAAGGTTATTTACCACAGGTATTTTGTAATATAACTATAGGTAATAATATGCACCTTCCTATTTTGTCTCCACTACGTGTGACCAGACCAAATAAGCTTACTAAAAGATTAAATAAAGCTGAGAAGAAAGTTGATAAAATGGTTCATACTATAACAGAGGGTGCTCTACTCATAGAAGGGATAAAGCCATTAGGACGATTACTAGGTGTCATACAAAGGTGTATTGCTAGACAATTTAAATCCATTGCATTTAAAGGATTTTCTTCAGATGGAAAATGTAATGGTTGTGGTTGGTGTGTCAAGCACTGTCCTGTTCATAATATCCAACCTGATACTAAAGGTGTAAAAATTCTTGATCAGTGTATGTTATGCATGCGGTGCTATAATTACTGTCCTAATCATGCTATTCAAATGACAAAAAGGACAAAAAATATTAAAAAATATAAGCGTTATAAAGGACCAGAAGGAAAATATATCAATGATCACATCTCCCATTGA
- a CDS encoding NUDIX hydrolase, with amino-acid sequence MIEAVSCGGVVIHKGKILLLYKNYKNRYEGWVLPKGTVEDQEEYHDTAIREVREEAGVKANIIKYVGKSQYSFMVANDTVVKNVHWYLMKAYNYYSRPQREEYFTDSGFYKYHEAYHLLKFGNEKQIIEQAYNDYLDLKKCNMWGNRKYM; translated from the coding sequence ATGATTGAAGCAGTAAGTTGTGGTGGGGTGGTAATCCATAAGGGTAAGATATTGTTACTTTATAAAAACTATAAAAATAGATACGAAGGTTGGGTATTACCCAAAGGTACTGTCGAAGATCAGGAAGAATATCATGATACGGCAATTAGGGAAGTACGTGAAGAAGCTGGAGTAAAGGCAAATATTATTAAATATGTTGGGAAAAGTCAATATTCCTTTATGGTCGCCAATGATACGGTAGTCAAAAACGTTCATTGGTATTTGATGAAGGCTTATAACTACTATAGTCGACCACAACGAGAAGAATATTTTACGGATTCAGGGTTTTACAAATATCACGAAGCTTATCATCTTCTGAAATTTGGAAATGAAAAACAAATCATTGAACAAGCGTATAATGATTATTTAGATTTAAAGAAATGCAATATGTGGGGTAATAGAAAGTATATGTAG
- a CDS encoding peptidoglycan D,D-transpeptidase FtsI family protein: MERKKQKEQDLNKKTINNVSYIFIGLFALLVVHIVIFVVFDSANIVINSYNPRLEQIEENIVRGKIMDRDGNVLAETVIDGTTEYRVYPYENVFAHIVGYSERGKTGLEALVNYDLLKSNVSIIDKTIQAVSNQKSRGNNVVATLDAELQKLAHQLLGNRKGAIVAIEPSTGKIICMVSKPDFNPNDIESIWDKLVEEEKKSPLKSPLVNRATNGLYPPGSTFKIITSLAYMRENPSWEDYTYDCKGKDVFGEYTLHCHFNKAHDKETLEDAVKYSCNTAFADMAMGMDISKYRHVAEDLLFNNPLPYSLPYKESSFVLNTDSSVEDIAETSIGQGKTIITPFHNALITAAVANGGILMKPYLVDRIENEKGKTVSKYLPEFYKKILEVDEAKTLTGFMKKVVSEGTGKTSAVEGIKVAGKTGSAENTTGVSHAWYVGFAPADNPQLAVSIIVESSGTSTKYAAPIAKALFEAYIKE; the protein is encoded by the coding sequence ATGGAAAGAAAAAAGCAAAAAGAGCAGGATCTAAATAAGAAAACGATTAATAACGTGTCCTATATTTTTATAGGTTTATTTGCCTTATTAGTGGTGCACATTGTCATCTTTGTTGTGTTTGATAGTGCAAATATTGTTATTAACTCCTATAACCCTAGATTAGAACAAATAGAAGAAAATATTGTACGAGGCAAAATCATGGATAGAGATGGCAATGTTTTAGCAGAAACCGTCATAGATGGTACAACAGAGTATCGGGTCTATCCCTATGAGAATGTTTTTGCTCATATTGTAGGGTATTCAGAGAGAGGTAAAACAGGTCTTGAAGCTCTTGTCAATTATGATTTACTAAAATCCAATGTAAGTATTATTGATAAGACCATTCAAGCTGTGTCAAACCAAAAGAGTAGAGGTAATAATGTAGTAGCCACCTTAGATGCAGAGCTACAGAAGCTTGCCCATCAACTGTTGGGCAATAGAAAGGGTGCTATTGTGGCTATTGAACCATCAACAGGAAAAATTATATGCATGGTATCAAAGCCTGATTTCAACCCTAATGACATAGAAAGTATTTGGGATAAATTAGTGGAAGAGGAAAAGAAATCACCATTAAAATCCCCACTTGTTAATAGAGCAACTAATGGACTGTATCCACCTGGGTCCACCTTTAAAATTATAACATCTCTGGCATACATGCGTGAAAACCCATCTTGGGAAGATTATACTTATGATTGTAAAGGAAAAGATGTATTTGGAGAGTATACCCTTCATTGTCATTTTAACAAGGCTCATGATAAAGAGACGTTAGAAGATGCTGTTAAGTACTCCTGCAATACAGCTTTTGCAGATATGGCAATGGGAATGGATATTTCTAAGTATCGACATGTGGCAGAAGATTTATTGTTTAACAATCCATTACCTTATTCTTTGCCTTATAAAGAGAGTAGTTTTGTATTAAATACAGATTCCAGTGTTGAAGATATTGCAGAGACTTCCATTGGGCAAGGCAAGACCATCATAACCCCTTTTCATAATGCTTTAATTACTGCTGCAGTGGCCAATGGGGGCATATTAATGAAACCTTACTTAGTGGATCGTATAGAAAATGAAAAGGGCAAAACAGTATCCAAATATTTACCAGAGTTCTACAAAAAAATATTGGAAGTTGATGAAGCAAAAACCTTGACAGGTTTTATGAAAAAAGTAGTCAGTGAAGGAACAGGTAAAACATCTGCGGTAGAAGGCATAAAGGTGGCCGGTAAAACGGGTTCAGCAGAAAATACGACGGGTGTATCACATGCATGGTATGTGGGCTTTGCGCCAGCAGATAATCCTCAATTAGCTGTTTCAATCATTGTGGAAAGTTCTGGAACCAGTACAAAATATGCTGCACCAATAGCAAAAGCGCTTTTTGAAGCATATATAAAAGAATGA